The window ATGCGCTTCTCCTGAAGCGCGGCCCAGTTGGCGTCCAAGCCCTCGCCGAGTGAGGTGGCGAGGCCAATGCCGGTGATCCAGACTTCCGTCTGGGCGGGCTTCGAAGCAGTCTCGGTCATGACGATACGGCCTGTTGCGGAAAGCCGACGCGCTCGGCGACCTTCGCCATGTATCCGCGCATGTCCGCGTTGGGGAAGGGGATCAGGGTGAAGGTGAGCGCCGAATTCGCGCGCAGCTTGCCGCCGACCTTAATCTTGGCCTCGGTCATGGCATAGCCCGAGCCCTCGTGGACGAGGCTCGCTTCGATGCTCATGAGATCCCCAGGGTACACCGAGCCGCGGACCTTGGCCTCCTTCACGGCGGCCAGGATCGGCATGCGCTCGAATTTGAGCACGCCAAGCTGAAGCCAGCCTGAGGCCTGCGCCATCGATTCGATCAGGAGCACGCCTGGCATCAGGGGATAGCCCGGGAAGTGCCCCTCGAAGATGGTGCTCTCCATCGGGACCTGAGCCTCGACGACAATCGTCTTCGCGTCGACGTTGAGGTCGACGACGCGATCTATCATGTGGAAGTATTCGAGTTGCATGACCGCGCGCTTAGGCGCTCGCGCCCTTGGCCGCAACCAGTTCGTCGATGCGGGCGCACAGGTTTTTCAGCACGAAATACTGCTCGGTGGTGGCTTTGCCGTCGTTGACCTCCTGGGTCCACTTTTCCAGCGGCAGCTTGATACCGAACTGCTTGTCGATCGCGAACGCGA of the Bradyrhizobium sp. WSM1417 genome contains:
- a CDS encoding 3-hydroxyacyl-ACP dehydratase FabZ family protein; amino-acid sequence: MQLEYFHMIDRVVDLNVDAKTIVVEAQVPMESTIFEGHFPGYPLMPGVLLIESMAQASGWLQLGVLKFERMPILAAVKEAKVRGSVYPGDLMSIEASLVHEGSGYAMTEAKIKVGGKLRANSALTFTLIPFPNADMRGYMAKVAERVGFPQQAVSS
- a CDS encoding acyl carrier protein yields the protein MSSTFDQVATIIAETCDIPRDTITPDSHAIDDLGIDSLDFLDIAFAIDKQFGIKLPLEKWTQEVNDGKATTEQYFVLKNLCARIDELVAAKGASA